The Mercurialis annua linkage group LG8, ddMerAnnu1.2, whole genome shotgun sequence genome window below encodes:
- the LOC126660759 gene encoding uncharacterized protein LOC126660759 isoform X1, protein MGRNERDFCPFLFPSAIYGSPSSSPSSTPSSPPSSPPPTNSSSTQSSSHHTSSSLSITSPFKLYSSTADGANLNPQCTEEITVDGSSNTINFPQDAVNEIQTSSTTKQSKRNRTMLELKEEESLLLKDRTNLKIKLETLRHTLEDQRAANESLKKFKCGNTPVTCLRSHQKLRC, encoded by the exons ATGGGAAGAAACGAGCGAGATTTTTGTCCATTTTTATTTCCCTCCGCCATCTACGGTTCTCCGTCCTCTTCTCCGTCGTCAACACCATCATCGCCTCCGTCATCGCCGCCGCCGACTAATTCCAGCAGTACTCAATCTTCTTCTCACCATACATCTTCCTCGCTGAGTATTACTTCACCTTTCAAATTATATTCTTCAACTGCCGACGGTGCAAATCTCAATCCTCAATGCACCGAAGAAATTACAGTTGATGGATCCAGCAACACCATCAACTTTCCCCAG GATGCTGTTAATGAAATACAAACAAGTAGTACAACAAAGCAGTCGAAAAGGAATAGG ACTATGCTTGAGCTTAAAGAAGAGGAGAGTTTACTATTGAAAGACAGAACAAATTTGAAAATT AAATTGGAGACCTTGCGGCATACTTTAGAGGATCAGAGAGCTGCAAATGAAAGCTTGAAGAAATTTAAG TGCGGCAATACTCCAGTTACTTGCTTGCGCAGTCATCAGAAACTCCGTTGTTAG
- the LOC126660759 gene encoding uncharacterized protein LOC126660759 isoform X2 yields MGRNERDFCPFLFPSAIYGSPSSSPSSTPSSPPSSPPPTNSSSTQSSSHHTSSSLSITSPFKLYSSTADGANLNPQCTEEITVDGSSNTINFPQDAVNEIQTSSTTKQSKRNRKLETLRHTLEDQRAANESLKKFKCGNTPVTCLRSHQKLRC; encoded by the exons ATGGGAAGAAACGAGCGAGATTTTTGTCCATTTTTATTTCCCTCCGCCATCTACGGTTCTCCGTCCTCTTCTCCGTCGTCAACACCATCATCGCCTCCGTCATCGCCGCCGCCGACTAATTCCAGCAGTACTCAATCTTCTTCTCACCATACATCTTCCTCGCTGAGTATTACTTCACCTTTCAAATTATATTCTTCAACTGCCGACGGTGCAAATCTCAATCCTCAATGCACCGAAGAAATTACAGTTGATGGATCCAGCAACACCATCAACTTTCCCCAG GATGCTGTTAATGAAATACAAACAAGTAGTACAACAAAGCAGTCGAAAAGGAATAGG AAATTGGAGACCTTGCGGCATACTTTAGAGGATCAGAGAGCTGCAAATGAAAGCTTGAAGAAATTTAAG TGCGGCAATACTCCAGTTACTTGCTTGCGCAGTCATCAGAAACTCCGTTGTTAG